The DNA window ACCGGCGCCGCTTCGCCCGGCCCGGCGCGGCCGACGGCTGGGCCATCGCCCCCTGACCGGGGATGACCTGCTCGATGCTCGACGGTGAGATTGTCATCGCTCAGCTCTTTCGGGTCCGCGGGTCGAGAAGCAGGTACGCGACGTCGGCGAGCAGGTTCGCCACCAGCACGGAGATCGTGATGATCAGGAAGATGCCCTGCATCAGCGGGTAGTCCTTGGCGCCAACGGCCTGGAAGAGCTGGTAGCCGAGCCCGGGGTAGGAGAAGACGATCTCCACCAGCAGCGTGCCGCCGACGATGAATCCGAGCGACAGGGCGAAGCCCGAGACGTTGGGCAGCAGCGCGTTGCGGGCCGCGTAGCTGAGGGCGACCCGGCGCTCGGACAACCCCTTCGCGTGGGCGACCGTGATGTAGTCCTCCGAGGAGACGGTGACCATCATGTTGCGCATGCTGAGGATCCACCCGCTCATCGAGGAGACCAGGATGGTGGCGGCGGGCAGGATGCTGTGCTGGATCGCGCTCGGGATGAAGTACTGGTCGAACGCCGGCACCAGGCCCGCCTCGTAGCCGCCGGAGGACGGGAAGACGCTTCCCGGGCCGGCGAACAGGGCGATGGCGACGAGGCCCAGCCAGAAGTACGGGATCGAGGACAGGAACGTGGTGGCCGGCAGCAGGCCGTCGACCCAGGAGCCGCGCCGCCAGCCGGCGCCGACGCCGAGCGCGGTGCCGAGGAGGAAGCTGATGATCGTGGTGATGCCGACCAGGCCGACCGTCCACGGCAGGCTGTCGCCGATCACCGTCGACACCGGCGCCGGGAAGAAGGTGAACGACAGCCCTAGGTCGCCGTGGAGGAGCTGTCCCCAGTAGTGCAGGTACTGCCGCCAGGCGTTCTCGTTCGCGTCCAGCCCGAACAGCACGCGCAGCGACTCGATGGCGTCGGCGCTGATCCGGCCCTGGTTGCGCGAGATGAGGGACTGCACCGGGTCGCCCGGGACCAGCCGCGGAATGAAGAAGTTGAGCGTGATGGCCGCCCACGCGGTGAACAGGTAGAAGGCCGTGCGCTGCAGGAGGAATCTCATCGTGTCTCCCCCCTGGCGGCGGTGTCGTCCCGCTCGACCGCCGCCGGCGGCGCTGGCACGGCCGGATCGGCGTCGGGCGCGGCGGAGCCGGGAGTGTCGGCGGCGACGGTGGCCGGGTCGTAAAGCCAGCAGGCCGCCCAGTGACCGAGCCGGTCGATGGTCAGCCGTGGCGGCAGGTCCACCGTGCAGCGCCGCATGGCGTGCGGACACCGGGGGTGGAACCGGCAGCCCGCGGGCGGGGTGATCAGGCTCGGCGGCTCGCCCTGACCGCGGTCCTCCCCGGCGGCCGCGTCGACGCCGGCGCCGTCGCCGGTGATGCGCTCGGGGTCCGGCGCCGAATCGGTGAGCAGCCGGGTGTACGGATGGGCCGGGTTCTGGGTGACGGTCTCGCTGTCGCCGCCCTCGACCATCCGGCCCGCGTACATCACGATCGTCTCGTCGGCGAAGTAGCGGGCCGAGGCGATGTCGTGCGTGATGTAGAGGATGGCGATGTTGAGCCGCTCCTTGAGGTCTTGGAGCAGGTTGAGCACGCCGAGGCGGATCGACACGTCGAGCATGGAGACCGGCTCGTCGGCGAGGAGCACCTCCGGGTCGGCGCCGAGCGCCCGGGCGATGGCGACGCGCTGCCGCTGGCCGCCGGAGAGCTCGTGCGGGAAGGCGTCCAGGTAGCGCTCGGGCGGGGTGAGACTGACCCGGGTGAGCAGCTTGCCGAGGGCCGCCTCCAGCTCCTCGGCGCCGCGCCCGGCGTTGCCGTGGATCCGCAGCGACCGGGTGAGGTGGTAGCGGACGGTGTGCACCGGATTCAACGACGCGAACGGGTCCTGCAGGATCAGCTGGACCCGCCGCACGTACGACCGGAACGGACGACCGCCGCGCACCCTGGTCGACGTGCCGTGCAGGCGGAGGTCGCCGGCGGTGCGGGGGTAGAGCTGGGCCAGCAGCCGGGCCACCGTGGACTTGCCGGAGCCGGACTCCCCGACCAGCGCGGTCACCCGGCCGCGACGCAGCGCGAACGATACGTCGTCGACGGCGTGCACGACTGCCGGCGTCCGGGAGAAGAGGCCACGCAGCCGCCTGCGGACGGGGAAGTGCTTGGTCAGGCCGACGGCGTCCAGCACCACCTCGTCGGCCGGCGCCGCCGCGCTCTCGCTCAACGTCATGCCGAGTTCCTGTCTGAGTGTGGGGTGCGCCTCCCCGGCCGGCCGGGGAGCCGGCCGGGGAGGCGCTTGGCGAGGTCAGCCGTTGGCGGGCTTGAGGTGCAGGACCACGTCCAGCGCGTTGGGCTGGGTGGGCTGCATGGCGCCGTACGGGTTCGAGTCGTCCGGCCAGCCGGTCCAGTTCTTCGTGCTGTACGCGCCGCCGATGTTGTCCGCGCCGACTGGGATCATCGGCATCTGGTCGACGAAGATCTTCTGCAGCGTGTTCATCGCGGTGGTGCGCGCGGCGTCGTCGGTCGCGTTCGCGTAGGCGACCAGGGCGTCGGTCGCCTCCTTGTTGTTGAAGCGGCCGAAGTTGCCGGCGGGGGAGGCGGTGCCGATTGGCTTGAGCTGCCGTCCGTCCATGACGGTCCGGTAGATGTCGTACGGCGTGGCGCCGCCCTCGGTCCACCGGAAGGTCGCCTCGAAGTTGCCCTGCTCGACGTTTCGGAACCAGGCGTCCTGGTTGGCCTTGTCGACCGTGGCGGCGATGCCGATCTTCGACAGGTTGTCCTTCACAATCTCCAGGCTGGTCTGGTAGTCGGACCAGCCGGCCGGGTCGGTCAGCTTCAGCGTGACGGCCTTACCGGTCTTGTCCTTGAGGGTGTTGCCCTCGAGCTTGTAGCCGGCGCCGGTCAGCAGCGCCTTGGCGCCCTCGACGTCGACCTTGTGCTCCTGCCCCTTGAACTCGGGCGCGACGAACGAGTCACCGGCCGGGCTGGGCAGGCCGGTCACGCTCTTCACCAGCGGGTGGAAGTAGCCGGCCTCGGCCGTGGTGAAGATGTCGGCACGGTCAATGACCATGTTCATGGCGCGGCGCAACGTGGGGTCGTCGAACGGCTTCTTCGTGGTGTTGAGGTAGAGGCCGTGGATGCCCAGGATCGCCGGCGCCCACACCTTGTGGTGCTCCTGGTCCTTGGCCACGAAGACGGCCTGGTAGTTGGGGATGAAGACGAAGCTCCACTCCGACTCGCCGTTGGCCAGCGCGGTGGTCTGCGCGCTGTTGTCCGTGTAGGACGTGTAGCGCAGCTCCTTGACCTTCGGCAGGTCCTGCCAGTAGCCGCTGTCGCGCACCGCCAGGGTCATGCTGGCCGGGGTGAACGACTTCAGGGTGTACGGGCCGCTGCCGATCGGCTGCTTGACGGTGTCGGTCGTCGGGTCGCTGATCTTCTCCCAGATGTGCTTGGGCACGATCGGCACCCGCCACAGCACCTTCTGCTGGTTCACGAACTGCGGGCTGGCCATCTTGATGGTGACCTCGTTGCCGCTGGCGGTCGCGTCCGTGTAGGGCACGCCCTGGTCGTTGAGCGCCGGGTACTTCTTGACCAGGTTGTAGGTGAAGGCGACGTCCTCGGCGGTGACCTTCTGCCCGTCCGACCAGGTGGCGTTGTCTCGGATAGTGACCTTGACCGAGGTGTAGTCCGACGACCACTCGGCCTTGGTCGCCAGCCACGGCTTGAACGGGTCGGCCGGCTTCACCGGGTTCCACATCATCAGCGGCTCGAAGATCTGCCAGCGGTAGCCCAGCGAGGCCGCGGCGGACGTGGTGAGGAACGGGTTGTTGTTCTCGGCCTGCGGGCCGTTCGGCATGCCGACGTTCAGCACCGTGGCCGCCTGGCCGTTGTTCTTGTTCGCGTTCGGGCTGTCGCCGCACGCGGCGACGCCGGTGGCCATCGCGCCGGCCAGCGCGACGGCGAGGAACTGCCTTCTTCTCATGGAGGTCTCCCTCGGTGCTCCCGCAATCCTCGAGCGGGATGTGGTGGATGGAGGGTGTGCGGTGTTGCCACCGGTGGGCGCGGTGCTCCGCCGGTGTGGGTGGTGGATACAGCGGTGGAGAGGTCAGGTAACGCCGGTCGAGGCGCGGACGGTGAACTTGGTGGGAATGACGGTCGGGGTGTCCGGCAGCGGCGTGCCGGCGAGGTGGGCGATGAGGGTGCGGGCGGCGGCCGCCCCCATCTCCCGCAACGGCTGACGGACCGAGCTCAGCGGTGGGTGGGTGTGCCCGGCCAGGGGCAGGTCGTCGAAGCCGACCACCGCCACGTCGTCCGGGACCCGCCGGCCGGCGTCGCGCAGCGCCTGGAGCGCCCCGGCGGCGGAGAGGTCGTTGTGCGCGAAGACGGCGTCGAACGGCACGCCGTCGGCGAGCAGGCGTTCCACCGCGATCCGCCCGCACTCAAAGGTGAAGTCGCCCTCCACGACGAGGGCGGGGTCGATGGGCAGGCCGGCGTCGGCGTAGCCGTCCGCGAAGCCGGCCAGCCGCTCCCGGGTGCAGCCGAAGCGGCTCAGGCCGGTGACGACCAGCGGCCGCTTCCGCCCGTGCGCCAGCAGGTGCGCCGCCGCGGCTCGCGCGCCGGACTCGTTGGTGGTGCGCACCGACGGGAAGCCGGGCTGGTGGCCGCGGTCGTCGATGAGGATGACCGGCAGGCCGCGCTCGTGCAGCTCGGTGATGTAGTCGAGGGTGCCCTCCGGCTCGACCACGAGCAGGCCGTCGAAGGACTTTGCGGAGACCTGGGAGGCGAACCGCCGCATCGACTCGTCGCCGTGGGTGCAGGTGAACAGCAGCATGCCGTACCCCTCGGCCTCGACCACGTCGGCCGCGCCCTGGAGCACCTCGCCCATCCAGGGCCAGGTCAGGGCGGGCACCAGCATGCCGACCACCCGGGTACGCCCGCGGGCCAGGCCGACCGCGCGGGCGCTCGGCACGTACCCGAGGGCGTTGATGACCGCGCGGACCCGGTCGGCGGTGCGGACGCGCACCTCGCCCTTGCCGTTGAGCACCCGGGAGACCGTCGTCTTGCTCACCCCCGCGCGGGCGGCGACATCGGCGATGGTTATCGGCACGTCACGCTCCCGGGTCGAAGGGGTGAGGGCGTTGTTTCGGAACCGGTTGCGGAAGCGGTTCCGTCGCAGTCAACCGAAGTGGCGGCGGTCACGTCAATAACGGCCGCGTAACAAAACACGGCTAAGTTCGATACCTGAAAAAAGTCCCCATGGACAGCGCGGCCGATCCAGGGTGTGGCCAGCGTCGATGCGAGAAAGCCGGGTCGTCCGCGAGGCGTGCCGGCGCCTACAGCTCCGTTGCGTTGAGCGTTGGCAAGATCGAGGCAGGCTTGAGCAGTGACGTCATCGACCGAAGTCGGCGTTCGCCGGGTTCCGGTTCCCGCCGGAGGTGATCGTGGTCGCGGTCCGCTGGTATCTGCGGTTCAACCTGTCCTATCGCGACGTTGAGGAGTTGCTGGTCGAGCGCGGCGTGGAGGTTGATCACGTCACCGTCTACCGATGGGTGCAGCGGCTCACGCCGCTCCTGGGCGACGCGGCCCGCCTTTGCCGGCACTCGCCAGGCGACAGGCGGCTCGTTGACGAGACGTACGTCAAGGTCAACGGAGGCGGACGTGTGCGACGTGGACCCCGGTTTCCCGCTCGCGGTTGAAGTCCGCGCCAGCCTGCGCGCGATGATCGACATCTGGCGCGGCTACTCGACATGGGCCGACGCCCTGCGTGGCGGCACGGTCGAGCTGCAGGGTCCGGAGGCGTTGCGCAGGGCGGTGCCCCACTGGTTCTCCCTGTCCCCGCTCGCGTCGGTGCCACGGCCGGCGTGACGCGAGGCAGCGTCCGTTCTCGGCCACGGGGACGCGCTGTCAGACGGCGAGGACGGCGTACCGGCCGTTGCGGTCGAGCAGGCCCTGGTGCGTACCCGATTCGATGATGCGTCCGTGGTCGACCACCGCGATCTGGTCGGCGTCGCGCAGGGTCGACAACCGGTAGGCGATCGTGATCGTGGTGCGGCGGTAGCGCGGGCAACGGCGGCGCTGGCGGGGTTGCCGGGATCGGTGCGCAGGATCACTTGCTGCATGCGGAGTTGCTGGTAGACCTACGCGGTCGTCAGTCGGACGGCGCGCCAGATCATTCCTTGCCGGCGTTGGGCTGCGCCGACGGCGTAGGCGACCCTTGCGTTGCGGCCGTGGCCTTCGGCGCGGCGGGTGCGGGTTTGGTCGAGGTTGTTTCGCGCGGCTGTCCGGTCGAGCGGGTAGGCCAGCGGCGTCCATCGGGCTACGGCGGGGTCGTCGAAGAGTTCGACGATGACGGGCAACCTCGAATGCAGGCGGAACGAGAATTGCCTGGGGCCCTCGCCAGCCAGCACGATCGTGGTGCCAGCGTCAGTCGAGGTCGAGGTCGATGTATGCGGGGTCGTGGTCGGAGCCGTCGCCGCTGATCTGCGTGCGGCGCATGACGTGCGCGGCAGTGACTGTCAGGTCCGGGCTGGTCCAGATCTGGTCGTAGAGGGCGTAGGTGGTGACGGCCTTGGCGCGGTGCCGGTAGGTCCAAATGGTGGGGGACAGGTCGACGAACGTGTCGTCGATCAGGGTGCCGTTGCGGTTGGGCCCGGCGACGGTGCTGCCCTGGTGGACCTGCTCTGCGAGGTCTGCATGGCGGAGCGCGGTGAGGGTCTCGGCGTCTGGTAGGTCGTTCAGGTCGCCGGTCACCACGATGCGGCGGGTCAGCCGCTGCCGGCGCAGGATCTGGGTGACCGCCTTGGCCTGTTCGCTGCGTCGTTCGGCGATGGCTTCTCGTTCGGCCGTGACCTCAGCCGGGGTGAGCGTGTGCTCGTCGGCGATGAAGTTGCTCTTGAGATGGTTGACGAACACGTGCAGGGGTTTGCCGTCGGGGGCGGCGATCTGCGCTTGGAGCAGGTCGCGGCCGAACACCGGCTCTCCTGATGGGGCGGGCCAGAACCGCCACGAGCTGATGCGGGTGATGGGCAGGCGGGAGCAGATGGCGACGTCGATGCGGCGCGGGTCGTTGCCTTCCACCACAACGCGGTAGCGGTAGTCGACGTCGAGGGGACGCAGGTCGTCGCGGTTGAATGTGTCCAGGGCGTCCTGGTCTTCGACTTCCTGCAGGCACAGCACATCGGCGTTCATGGCGGCGATGCGTTGGGCGATCCACGCCCGGGCTTTGGGGTCTTTGCCTTTGACGAGTTTGCCGCGGAAGGTGCGCAGCACGCCGCTCATGTGGGTGCCGTCAGGCAGGACCACCTCGACGACCGATGGTTGCCCGCTGCTGGCGTCCCCTGCGCCGCCCGTCGTGCCGTCGGCGGCGATCTCGGCGATCGGCGGGTTGGCGACGGTCCGCGGAATCTCTGCCTGGAACGACCAGCGAGAGAACAGGTTGTTGGCGTTGAACGTCGCGATCCTCACCGCCACCGCCCGCTTCCTCTGCCACGGATCAGCCCGCTTGATGCGCTCGACGATACGACCCACCCGCTCGAACGGGCATCAACTATCAGCAAGCCGCCAATCCCGGATCGGGCCTGTCCCGATCTGTGACCACTTCGGCGGACCCGAAGGCGTCAGCATTGGTGGCTCCCGCTTGTCAGGCGGGAGACGTCTGCACATGCCGAGAAGAGTGCGCCTCGGGAACCGCGCAGATCCGGCAGCGCATTAGTTGAGCCAGCCAGTTTCATCGCTGAGCACCGTGACATTCCTACCTGTTGACCTGTGCGACAGGGTGCGCGGCCCTCTACTCTGAGCGATGGTTAGCTTGCTACGTCGAGGCCGGCCTCCACGCCCGGTACGCGATTCCGATCCCGCACGCCTCGGCCACGAGCACCACGGCCGTCCGGCGGTGCGCCGCGAGTAGCCGTTGCGGCTGGTCCGGATGAAGGGGTCAGAAATCTAGGCCGGTCAGAGTCCTAGCAATTTTGCCTCGGCTTCGGCGGACAGGCCCGGGGCCGGTCGGTCCGATCGCCGCGGTGGCTCACGGTCTAGGCTGGACAACCAAGCCCAGGTATCCGCGATCGTCTCCGCCACCGGACGGCACCGCAGCCCCGCCGCGAGCGCCTTGGACACGTCGCCTCGGTGCAGGAGGTCGTGCAACTCGCCGGGCGGCAGCCAGATCGGCAACTCGGTCCAGGGCTCGACCCCGGCGGCGAGAACCGCCTCCGGGGTGACCCAATGTAGCTGCGTAACGTTGCCGGTCACCTGCACGCAGGTGTCGAGCAGCTCACCCATCGTGGTGTGTCCGGAATCGCTGACCACGTTGTACGGCCCACTCAACCCTGCCTTGACAGCGTCCAGGGTCCACTGGGCAAGGTCCCGCGCGTCGACGTACTGCAGGTCCAAGTCGTGCGGTCCGGGCGCCGGTACCGGGCCGCCCCGGGCGAGGCGACGCAGCCACCACGGCAGCCGACCCACGTCCTCGTGTGGCCCCAGAATCAGACCGGCCCGTACCAGCAGGCTCCGGTTGCCGAAGGCGGCTTCGGCCGCAAGTTCCCCGCCGCGCTTGGCTGGCCCGTACTCGACCTCCTCGCCGTCGGCGCCGGCATCGGCGGAGGCCTCGACTAACGGGCCCTTCTCTGTGAGGTACCGCCCGCCCGGGTCGGCGTACACCGACCGGCTGGACATGTACGCATACCGGTCTACCCGGCCCTTGAGTAGCTGGGCCGCGTTGTGCACCGCGACCGGCGCCGCGCTCCAGGTGTCGACCGCGATGTCCCAATCGCCGTCGGCCAAGGTGGCCAAGCCGCCCGGCTGGTCCCGATCGCCGCGCAGGGAGGTGACGCCCGGCGGAGGTACGGTATGGCCCCGGTTGAACACCGTCACCTGTGCCCCGCGGGAGAGCGCCTCGGCGACGACGGCCCGACCGACGAAGTTGGTTCCGCCCAGGACCAGAAGCCTCATGCCGCCGACTCTGCCCGCAGCCGGCCGACAGCGGAAGCGATCTACGCTCTCAGCGCAACGCCCAGGGGTTGTACACCAGCCGACCGAGTTGC is part of the Micromonospora cremea genome and encodes:
- a CDS encoding ABC transporter permease — encoded protein: MRFLLQRTAFYLFTAWAAITLNFFIPRLVPGDPVQSLISRNQGRISADAIESLRVLFGLDANENAWRQYLHYWGQLLHGDLGLSFTFFPAPVSTVIGDSLPWTVGLVGITTIISFLLGTALGVGAGWRRGSWVDGLLPATTFLSSIPYFWLGLVAIALFAGPGSVFPSSGGYEAGLVPAFDQYFIPSAIQHSILPAATILVSSMSGWILSMRNMMVTVSSEDYITVAHAKGLSERRVALSYAARNALLPNVSGFALSLGFIVGGTLLVEIVFSYPGLGYQLFQAVGAKDYPLMQGIFLIITISVLVANLLADVAYLLLDPRTRKS
- a CDS encoding ABC transporter ATP-binding protein, whose amino-acid sequence is MTLSESAAAPADEVVLDAVGLTKHFPVRRRLRGLFSRTPAVVHAVDDVSFALRRGRVTALVGESGSGKSTVARLLAQLYPRTAGDLRLHGTSTRVRGGRPFRSYVRRVQLILQDPFASLNPVHTVRYHLTRSLRIHGNAGRGAEELEAALGKLLTRVSLTPPERYLDAFPHELSGGQRQRVAIARALGADPEVLLADEPVSMLDVSIRLGVLNLLQDLKERLNIAILYITHDIASARYFADETIVMYAGRMVEGGDSETVTQNPAHPYTRLLTDSAPDPERITGDGAGVDAAAGEDRGQGEPPSLITPPAGCRFHPRCPHAMRRCTVDLPPRLTIDRLGHWAACWLYDPATVAADTPGSAAPDADPAVPAPPAAVERDDTAARGETR
- a CDS encoding ABC transporter substrate-binding protein, yielding MRRRQFLAVALAGAMATGVAACGDSPNANKNNGQAATVLNVGMPNGPQAENNNPFLTTSAAASLGYRWQIFEPLMMWNPVKPADPFKPWLATKAEWSSDYTSVKVTIRDNATWSDGQKVTAEDVAFTYNLVKKYPALNDQGVPYTDATASGNEVTIKMASPQFVNQQKVLWRVPIVPKHIWEKISDPTTDTVKQPIGSGPYTLKSFTPASMTLAVRDSGYWQDLPKVKELRYTSYTDNSAQTTALANGESEWSFVFIPNYQAVFVAKDQEHHKVWAPAILGIHGLYLNTTKKPFDDPTLRRAMNMVIDRADIFTTAEAGYFHPLVKSVTGLPSPAGDSFVAPEFKGQEHKVDVEGAKALLTGAGYKLEGNTLKDKTGKAVTLKLTDPAGWSDYQTSLEIVKDNLSKIGIAATVDKANQDAWFRNVEQGNFEATFRWTEGGATPYDIYRTVMDGRQLKPIGTASPAGNFGRFNNKEATDALVAYANATDDAARTTAMNTLQKIFVDQMPMIPVGADNIGGAYSTKNWTGWPDDSNPYGAMQPTQPNALDVVLHLKPANG
- a CDS encoding LacI family DNA-binding transcriptional regulator codes for the protein MPITIADVAARAGVSKTTVSRVLNGKGEVRVRTADRVRAVINALGYVPSARAVGLARGRTRVVGMLVPALTWPWMGEVLQGAADVVEAEGYGMLLFTCTHGDESMRRFASQVSAKSFDGLLVVEPEGTLDYITELHERGLPVILIDDRGHQPGFPSVRTTNESGARAAAAHLLAHGRKRPLVVTGLSRFGCTRERLAGFADGYADAGLPIDPALVVEGDFTFECGRIAVERLLADGVPFDAVFAHNDLSAAGALQALRDAGRRVPDDVAVVGFDDLPLAGHTHPPLSSVRQPLREMGAAAARTLIAHLAGTPLPDTPTVIPTKFTVRASTGVT
- a CDS encoding endonuclease/exonuclease/phosphatase family protein, producing MGRIVERIKRADPWQRKRAVAVRIATFNANNLFSRWSFQAEIPRTVANPPIAEIAADGTTGGAGDASSGQPSVVEVVLPDGTHMSGVLRTFRGKLVKGKDPKARAWIAQRIAAMNADVLCLQEVEDQDALDTFNRDDLRPLDVDYRYRVVVEGNDPRRIDVAICSRLPITRISSWRFWPAPSGEPVFGRDLLQAQIAAPDGKPLHVFVNHLKSNFIADEHTLTPAEVTAEREAIAERRSEQAKAVTQILRRQRLTRRIVVTGDLNDLPDAETLTALRHADLAEQVHQGSTVAGPNRNGTLIDDTFVDLSPTIWTYRHRAKAVTTYALYDQIWTSPDLTVTAAHVMRRTQISGDGSDHDPAYIDLDLD
- a CDS encoding NAD-dependent epimerase/dehydratase family protein, which codes for MRLLVLGGTNFVGRAVVAEALSRGAQVTVFNRGHTVPPPGVTSLRGDRDQPGGLATLADGDWDIAVDTWSAAPVAVHNAAQLLKGRVDRYAYMSSRSVYADPGGRYLTEKGPLVEASADAGADGEEVEYGPAKRGGELAAEAAFGNRSLLVRAGLILGPHEDVGRLPWWLRRLARGGPVPAPGPHDLDLQYVDARDLAQWTLDAVKAGLSGPYNVVSDSGHTTMGELLDTCVQVTGNVTQLHWVTPEAVLAAGVEPWTELPIWLPPGELHDLLHRGDVSKALAAGLRCRPVAETIADTWAWLSSLDREPPRRSDRPAPGLSAEAEAKLLGL